From a region of the Alnus glutinosa chromosome 1, dhAlnGlut1.1, whole genome shotgun sequence genome:
- the LOC133862991 gene encoding protein SINE3: MKEHQTPRKDYARPSELANRRSKDSSSKKLQNVTKKSLNAAFTSVSEDPSESSKESVDLSSISEIADSDHIGEIAESFLIAANPSLFASSESSIPSDFTPSSTITADMDEPGQLSGTIETTGLKIGSVESEILVDILKRNRTQVLNSADVDPQSKKILDALIAIVIDEFYTRPEERDRFAELISIKTQIVLLSFFLWIFAVAVAFFFGSGVQNSSSGPFPT, translated from the exons ATGAAGGAGCACCAAACTCCACGGAAGGACTATGCTCGTCCCTCAGAGCTCGCGAACCGGAGATCCAAAGACTCCTCGTCGAAGAAGCTCCAAAAT GTCACCAAGAAAAGCTTGAACGCTGCATTCACGTCTGTTTCCGAAGATCCTTCGGAATCTTCAAAGGAATCGGTGGATTTATCTTCAATTTCTGAGATCGCTGACTCTGATCATATTGGAGAAATCGCAGAA AGCTTCTTGATTGCGGCGAATCCGTCACTTTTTGCTTCATCTGAATCCTCAATTCCTTCTGACTTTACTCCGTCTTCCACGATCACCGCTGACATGGACGAACCAGGACAGCTTTCCGGAACCATCGAAACAACTGGTTTGAAGATCGGTTCTGTGGAGTCAGAGATCTTGGTCGATATTCTGAAACGAAATCGAACTCAAGTCCTGAACTCAGCGGATGTAGATCCTCAATCTAAGAAGATTCTGGACGCACTGATTGCGATCGTTATTGACGAGTTCTATACTCGCCCGGAAGAGAGAGACCGCTTTGCTGAGCTCATTTCAATCAAAACTCAAATAGTGCTCCTCTCTTTCTTCTTGTGGATCTTTGCAGTGGCAGTTGCTTTCTTCTTCGGTTCGGGGGTCCAAAACTCTTCCAGCGGGCCTTTTCCAACCTGA